In Acidimicrobiia bacterium, the sequence GCCGACGCCGTCCGAAACACCGGTTTCTTCATCGACGAGGGGCTCCCGGCGACCGCGGCGTCCATCTCGGGGTCGGTGTCGCGGGCGCGCAACGCCGGTTTTCGCTTCTCCGCGGTGCTGCTGTTCGACGACCCTGCCGGCGGGGCCGTCACCTTTGGGGATGCGTTGCTGGTCCGTACCGGTGGCCCGGCGACGGTCCTCGTGCTGTCTGAGACGCAGCAAGGGCTTTCGACCGATGAGGAGTTCGAACAGGACACTCTCGCGGGCGCCCTCGCTTACGCCGAGGACCGCTCGTCGGACGACGAGGGCTATGTGTCGGCGGTGGTCGATTACCTGATCGACCCGTCGATCGGATCGAGTGGCGGCGGTGGGTTCATCCTGCTCCTCGTCCTCGCCGCGGTCGTGTTGCTCGTCATCTGGGGTATCCGCCGGGCCTCGCGGGCCAACACCCGCAAGCGGGATCAGCTCCTCGAGGAAGCCCGTGGCGAGCTGCGGGCCCAGATCAGCGCCGTCGCCGACACGATGCTGGAGATCGCCGACATCGTCTCGGCGACCGCCACCAGCAAGGACGACACGTACCTGCGCCAGGCGAGTGCCACCTTCACCGAGGTCGAAGAGGCGTACCGGGAGGTCACCGATCTGCGTGATCTCGAAGTTCTCTCCGATCGGTTGGATGGGGCGCGTTGGGAGTTGGATGCAGCCAAGGCGATCGCCTTCGACAAGCCGGTGCCGCCCAAGCCGAAACCGACCGAGCGGCCGGTGTGCTTCTTCGACCCCACCCACCACGACGCCAGCGAGACCGCCGAGATCCAGACGGCCACGGGCAAGCGGACCGTCCGCGTGTGCAAGGCAGACGCCGACCTCTTGAAGCGTGGCCAGACGCCCGAGCCGCGGATGGTCAACGTGGGCGGGCGTCCGGTGCCGGCGCCGTCGGCCCCCAAGTCGCACGGGGGCAGCGGGTTCGACGGACTCGATCTGTTCACCATCCTCACCAGCGGCGCCGCCACCGGCGCCTCGTACAACTGGGGCAGGCAGCGTGTCCGTGCCCAGCGGAACACGTGGTCCTCTGCGGGAAGCAGGCGGGCGGGAGACGGCCCGCGTTCGGCCACGACGACCGATCGTGCCCCCCGACCGTCGACCGGGTCGACCTCGCGGGCGGGCAGGACCAAGAAGCGGGGCCGCTGACGCTGAACCACGGCGGCTCCCGTAACATGACACTGACCAGTCAGGAGACACATCACATGAAGAAGTTCTGGGGCTACATCAAGGCCCTCTTCCGTACCAAGAGCGAGCAGATCAAGGACCCCGAGGTCGAGATCGAGCAGGCGGTCCACGAGGCGAAGCGGCGCGATCAGGATCTCCGCAATCAGGCGGCCAAGGTGCTCGCCCACCGGACGCAGTTGGAGAGCAAGATCGACCGGGCTGCCGATGACGCCGGTGAGGCTCGTGAGCTCGCCAAGCAGGCGCTCGTGAAGGCACAGGAAGCCTCGGATGCGGGCGACGCCGCCGGCACCGACAAGTGGAACCGGGCGGCCCAGGGCCTGGCCATGAAGATGCAGGCTGCAGAGAACAACCTGTCATCGCTCAAGAGCCAGTTCGAGTCGGCGCAGAAGCAGGCCGACGACGCCAAGAAGGCGGTGCAGCAAAACGCCATGCGCCTCCAGGAGCTCGCCGCCAAGCGGATGGAGCTGGTCGGTTCCCTTCAGCAGGCGAAGATGCAGGAGACGGTCAATGAGGCGATCCAGGCGATCTCGTCGACCTCCGACCTCGACCGCGTCAGTCTGGACTCGGTGGAGGACAAGATCGAGAGGCGCAAGGCCGTGGCTATGGCCAATGCCGAGCTGCACGAGGCAACGCCGGATGGTGCCGAGATGGAGCTCAAGGAGGCCGTCTCCCTGGCTCAGGCCGACGCCAAGCTCGCCGAGTTGAAGTCCGAACTGGGCATGTAAACGGTGCGGCCCTCCGGGCCGCTCGAGTTGTCGTTTCGGGGCCCTCCGGGGCCCCGAAGCTCTACCTGGACCCGGGTTGTGCTACATGTAGCTTGTGCTACAGTACCAACCATCAGCAACCGATGAGGCAACCATGACGACATCACCGATCCGGGTGAGTTCGGAGACCGATGAGCGAATCTCGCAGGCCTCTGCACTTCTGGGTATGAGCAAGAAGGCCTTTGTTGACGAAGCCGTCAATGAGTACGTGGAAAGCCGTGTTTCGCAACTCTCCATTCGTATCAAGGAAGTCGCGGACCTTTTCGAACTGCCGGTCATCGTGAGTGCTTCGTCAATGGAGAGGGTTGCCAAACTCAACGACTCGCCTGCCCCTCCGACTCCGGCCGCACTCCAGTCGACGAGGGAGTAGACGCCCCTTCTCAACCGGAGCTGGCAGTCGAGTCTGCTAGACACGTGCCCTGATGGCACGAGCTTCCATCGAGATGCGGAGTCTTCAACCGAGCGACGATCGATCAGGATTCACCTGCGGTCAGCCGGATCTCGACGACTACTTCAAGACCAAGGCAGGACAGGCGCTCAAACGCGGGATTGCCGGGATTCGAGTAGCTCTTCTCGATGGGAAGATCGTTGGCTACGCGACAACCGTTGCGACTGAGATCCACCACGACGGGGACTTACCACTCGGCAAGCGCCTGCCTGATTGGGTTCCCGCCCTACGCCTAGCGCGGCTAGCCGTCGCGACTACCGAGCAGGGCAAGGGCGTTGGAGACCTGCTGATGAAAGACACGCTTGACGCTGCACTGGCGCTGCGCCGGAAGCACGGATGCGCAGGTGTCCTTGTCGACGCCAAGCCAGAGGCCGTGGGCTACTACGGGCGGTTTAAGTTCGAGGTGCTGGAAGTCTCGAACGAGACCGGTCTCGCCGTGATGTACCTGCCATGCGCGTGGATTGAGGAGTTCTTGGATGGCCGCGATCCTTGAGCTCTGGAACTAACCCACCAATCTCGCCCTGCTCGCCACGACCCAAGCCAGTCCCCGACTCTCGACTTCTGTGAACACCTCACGACTCTCTCCCCCCGTAGGGGGGAGTAGCGCCG encodes:
- a CDS encoding DUF6676 family protein, with amino-acid sequence MKRLALGFAALSLLVFAPALAAPTVDEVADAVRNTGFFIDEGLPATAASISGSVSRARNAGFRFSAVLLFDDPAGGAVTFGDALLVRTGGPATVLVLSETQQGLSTDEEFEQDTLAGALAYAEDRSSDDEGYVSAVVDYLIDPSIGSSGGGGFILLLVLAAVVLLVIWGIRRASRANTRKRDQLLEEARGELRAQISAVADTMLEIADIVSATATSKDDTYLRQASATFTEVEEAYREVTDLRDLEVLSDRLDGARWELDAAKAIAFDKPVPPKPKPTERPVCFFDPTHHDASETAEIQTATGKRTVRVCKADADLLKRGQTPEPRMVNVGGRPVPAPSAPKSHGGSGFDGLDLFTILTSGAATGASYNWGRQRVRAQRNTWSSAGSRRAGDGPRSATTTDRAPRPSTGSTSRAGRTKKRGR
- a CDS encoding PspA/IM30 family protein; the encoded protein is MKKFWGYIKALFRTKSEQIKDPEVEIEQAVHEAKRRDQDLRNQAAKVLAHRTQLESKIDRAADDAGEARELAKQALVKAQEASDAGDAAGTDKWNRAAQGLAMKMQAAENNLSSLKSQFESAQKQADDAKKAVQQNAMRLQELAAKRMELVGSLQQAKMQETVNEAIQAISSTSDLDRVSLDSVEDKIERRKAVAMANAELHEATPDGAEMELKEAVSLAQADAKLAELKSELGM
- a CDS encoding GNAT family N-acetyltransferase, coding for MARASIEMRSLQPSDDRSGFTCGQPDLDDYFKTKAGQALKRGIAGIRVALLDGKIVGYATTVATEIHHDGDLPLGKRLPDWVPALRLARLAVATTEQGKGVGDLLMKDTLDAALALRRKHGCAGVLVDAKPEAVGYYGRFKFEVLEVSNETGLAVMYLPCAWIEEFLDGRDP